The following are encoded in a window of Halorarum salinum genomic DNA:
- a CDS encoding HD domain-containing protein, which translates to MPPTQIKDPVHGYVELEQPLVDHVLDTRAFQRLRHVRQLSATNLVYPGANHTRFEHSLGVYHLARTVFENLRSQPYFTRNAPEAELDEVQRTLECAALLHDVGHPPFSHLGERVLDADDLRDRLADRGLRSTFEEAGVDARPLATASPHELLGCLIVLEEYDEPLSELGVDPYDVCAHVLGYSLAFERGGRWQHGVAAQILHSPIDVDRLDYITRDNQMTGADVLSFDTDRMIDAYTAHPEEGLALSDKALSTIGNYLEGRIAVYMWVTQHHKSVYANVLLGELLDRLDGLVDGSPVTADRVLDERIDDTTLMERLRVAAREHPDSTLADLYDRFRTRRFPETCWKHRIAYADRVDAPLDAFGEWLVDQDDRLEVALADELDVPAHEVWIEQSYVPEYEPQELRDIPIAYGGTTRSVGELGLYGDRAFDSPIPFVFVPRGVETRAIEALAEWFHADH; encoded by the coding sequence ATGCCACCCACACAGATCAAGGATCCCGTCCACGGCTACGTCGAACTCGAACAGCCGCTAGTCGACCATGTCCTCGATACGCGGGCGTTCCAGCGGCTCCGCCACGTCCGACAGCTGTCCGCGACGAACCTCGTCTACCCCGGGGCGAACCACACGCGCTTCGAACACAGCCTCGGCGTCTACCACCTCGCGCGCACGGTGTTCGAGAACCTGCGGTCCCAACCGTACTTCACCCGGAACGCCCCCGAAGCCGAACTCGACGAGGTCCAGCGGACGCTCGAGTGTGCGGCGCTCCTGCACGACGTCGGCCACCCGCCGTTCTCGCACCTCGGCGAGCGCGTGCTCGACGCGGACGACCTCCGCGACCGGCTCGCCGACCGGGGCCTCCGCTCGACGTTCGAGGAAGCGGGCGTCGACGCACGGCCCCTCGCGACCGCCAGCCCGCACGAACTCCTCGGCTGCCTGATCGTGCTCGAGGAGTACGACGAGCCGCTCAGCGAACTCGGCGTCGACCCGTACGACGTGTGCGCGCACGTGCTCGGCTACAGCCTCGCGTTCGAGCGCGGCGGCCGCTGGCAGCACGGCGTCGCGGCCCAGATCCTCCACTCGCCCATCGACGTGGACCGGCTCGACTACATCACGCGGGACAACCAGATGACCGGCGCGGACGTGCTGAGCTTCGACACCGACCGCATGATCGACGCCTACACCGCCCACCCCGAGGAGGGGCTGGCGCTCTCGGACAAGGCGCTCAGCACGATCGGGAACTACCTCGAGGGGCGGATCGCCGTGTACATGTGGGTCACACAGCACCACAAGTCGGTGTACGCGAACGTCCTGCTGGGCGAACTGCTCGACAGGCTCGACGGCCTCGTGGACGGGTCGCCCGTCACCGCCGACCGCGTGCTCGACGAGCGCATCGACGACACCACGCTGATGGAACGGCTGCGCGTCGCCGCGCGCGAGCACCCCGACTCCACGCTCGCCGACCTCTACGACCGCTTCCGTACCCGGCGGTTCCCGGAGACGTGCTGGAAGCACCGCATCGCGTACGCCGACCGGGTGGACGCCCCCCTCGACGCGTTCGGCGAGTGGCTCGTGGACCAAGACGACCGGCTCGAAGTCGCGCTCGCCGACGAACTCGACGTCCCGGCACACGAGGTCTGGATCGAACAGTCGTACGTCCCCGAGTACGAACCCCAGGAGCTCCGGGACATCCCCATCGCGTACGGCGGCACCACCCGGTCGGTCGGCGAGCTGGGGCTCTACGGCGACCGCGCGTTCGACAGCCCCATCCCGTTCGTCTTCGTGCCCCGCGGGGTCGAGACGCGCGCGATCGAAGCGCTCGCCGAGTGGTTCCACGCCGACCACTGA
- a CDS encoding tRNA (cytidine(56)-2'-O)-methyltransferase — MQESHGTVVLRYGHRPGRDDRMTTHVGLTARALGADRVVLPDNAGQSAETIRDITDRFGGPFAVELRDDQRAFTGGWDGTVVHLTMYGEPVQDVEGEVRAAHADGPLLVVVGGEKVPFDFYEEADFNVAVTNQPHSEVAGLAVFLDRLFEGRELEREWADADRRVVPMETGKRVVETGEADGSDGGAGGDGSDRGGGA; from the coding sequence ATGCAGGAGTCACACGGGACGGTCGTCCTCCGGTACGGCCACCGTCCCGGCCGGGACGACCGGATGACGACCCACGTCGGCCTGACGGCGCGAGCGCTCGGCGCCGACCGCGTCGTCCTCCCGGACAACGCGGGCCAGTCGGCCGAGACGATCCGGGACATCACGGACCGCTTCGGCGGCCCGTTCGCGGTCGAACTCCGGGACGACCAGCGCGCGTTCACGGGGGGATGGGACGGGACCGTCGTCCACCTCACGATGTACGGGGAGCCGGTCCAGGACGTGGAGGGCGAGGTCCGTGCCGCACACGCCGACGGTCCCCTGCTCGTCGTCGTCGGCGGCGAGAAGGTGCCGTTCGACTTCTACGAGGAGGCCGACTTCAACGTCGCCGTGACGAACCAGCCCCACTCGGAGGTCGCCGGCCTCGCGGTGTTCCTCGACCGCCTGTTCGAGGGCCGGGAACTCGAGCGCGAGTGGGCGGACGCGGACCGCCGGGTGGTGCCGATGGAGACGGGCAAGCGGGTGGTCGAGACGGGCGAGGCTGACGGGAGCGACGGAGGTGCCGGTGGGGACGGGAGCGACCGGGGTGGCGGGGCGTAG
- a CDS encoding bis(5'-nucleosyl)-tetraphosphatase has translation MPVEATSAGAILFRDTRGHREYLLLKSRPGDWEFPKGGVEGEEELQQTAIREVEEEAGIGDFRLVDGFREQYDYVFQAGGNTIHKTVHLFIAHSFEASAELSTEHRDLQWRDYEQALNTITQDGPRDILREAHDYLNDLQAAESEEYVLQRSGD, from the coding sequence ATGCCGGTCGAAGCGACCAGTGCCGGAGCCATCCTCTTCCGCGACACCCGCGGCCACAGGGAGTACCTGCTCCTGAAGAGCCGACCCGGGGACTGGGAGTTCCCGAAGGGCGGGGTCGAGGGGGAAGAGGAGCTCCAGCAGACGGCGATCCGCGAGGTTGAGGAGGAGGCCGGAATCGGCGACTTCAGACTCGTCGACGGCTTCCGAGAGCAGTACGACTACGTGTTCCAGGCGGGGGGGAACACCATCCACAAGACGGTGCACCTGTTCATCGCCCACTCGTTCGAGGCGTCCGCCGAACTGTCCACAGAGCATCGCGACCTCCAGTGGCGCGACTACGAGCAGGCGCTCAACACCATCACCCAGGACGGCCCGCGGGACATCCTCAGGGAGGCACACGACTACCTGAACGACCTCCAGGCGGCCGAGAGCGAGGAGTACGTGCTCCAGCGGTCGGGGGACTGA
- a CDS encoding DUF5797 family protein has product MSLTDEELERLADVVRLQPTKNSELGERWGLESGSDVHGYLENHLSDYYYRDDDSLIRATDEAAELTGVEPGVEDDGEEGGVPDRIRVPELHGQVFAVLAGPDERSESVVSVLNKLRERFEVDPEVGDVRRALQSLRRKKVVEVEYRTVPTFRLAVERDAVDVEVSE; this is encoded by the coding sequence ATGAGCCTCACCGACGAGGAGCTGGAGCGACTGGCGGACGTCGTCCGCCTCCAGCCGACGAAGAACTCGGAGTTGGGCGAGCGGTGGGGGCTGGAGAGCGGCAGCGACGTCCACGGCTACCTCGAGAACCACCTCTCGGACTACTACTACCGGGACGACGACAGCCTGATCCGTGCGACGGACGAGGCGGCCGAGCTAACGGGCGTCGAACCCGGCGTGGAGGACGACGGCGAGGAAGGAGGCGTCCCGGATCGCATCCGCGTCCCCGAACTGCACGGCCAGGTGTTCGCGGTGCTCGCCGGCCCCGACGAGCGCTCGGAGTCGGTGGTGTCGGTGCTCAACAAGCTCCGGGAGCGCTTCGAGGTCGACCCCGAGGTGGGCGACGTGCGGCGGGCGCTCCAGAGCCTCCGCCGGAAGAAGGTCGTCGAGGTGGAGTACCGCACCGTCCCGACGTTCCGGCTCGCCGTCGAGCGCGACGCGGTGGACGTCGAGGTCAGCGAGTAG
- a CDS encoding NAD-dependent epimerase/dehydratase family protein codes for MDLTGTSALVTGGAGLIGSHLAATLEDEYDADVRVADDLSKGDRERVPDDVEFVRADVTDPDEVAEAVTPDLDVVFHLAAYTDTNFEDDRTLFEENTGMTYNVLERMAEVGVDSFAFTSSSTVYGEAPRPTPEDYAPLEPISIYGSSKLADEALISTYAKSYGVQSWAFRFANIVGPRQRGNVIPDFIQKLRETPDTLEILGNGRQEKSYLHVSDCVDAITHVVEHGERDLNTYNLGSRTTTSVNRIADIVADEMGLDPEYEYTGGDRGWTGDVPKMRLSVEKLSALGWEPPASSDDAVRRAARDLVEELT; via the coding sequence ATGGACCTCACCGGCACCTCCGCGCTCGTCACGGGCGGGGCGGGCCTCATCGGCTCGCACCTCGCGGCGACGCTGGAGGACGAGTACGACGCGGACGTGCGCGTGGCCGACGACCTCTCGAAGGGCGACCGCGAGCGCGTCCCCGACGACGTCGAGTTCGTCCGGGCAGACGTGACCGACCCGGACGAGGTGGCCGAGGCGGTCACGCCCGACCTTGACGTCGTCTTCCACCTCGCGGCGTACACGGACACGAACTTCGAGGACGACCGGACGCTGTTCGAGGAGAACACCGGGATGACGTACAACGTCCTCGAACGGATGGCCGAGGTCGGCGTCGACAGCTTCGCGTTCACCTCCTCCTCGACGGTGTACGGGGAGGCGCCCCGGCCCACGCCGGAGGACTACGCGCCGCTCGAACCCATCAGCATCTACGGCTCCTCGAAACTCGCCGACGAGGCCCTGATCTCGACGTACGCGAAGAGCTACGGCGTCCAGTCGTGGGCGTTCCGCTTCGCCAACATCGTCGGTCCACGCCAGCGCGGGAACGTGATCCCGGACTTCATCCAGAAGCTCCGGGAGACCCCCGACACCCTCGAGATTCTGGGGAACGGGCGCCAGGAGAAGTCCTACCTCCACGTCTCCGACTGCGTGGACGCCATCACCCACGTCGTCGAGCACGGCGAGCGCGACCTGAACACGTACAACCTCGGCTCGCGGACGACGACCTCGGTGAACCGCATCGCGGACATCGTCGCCGACGAGATGGGGCTCGACCCCGAGTACGAGTACACCGGCGGCGACCGCGGCTGGACCGGCGACGTGCCGAAGATGCGTCTCTCGGTCGAGAAGCTCTCGGCGCTCGGCTGGGAGCCGCCCGCATCCAGCGACGACGCCGTCCGCCGCGCTGCTCGGGACCTCGTCGAGGAACTGACCTGA
- a CDS encoding DUF5787 family protein — MFPGAGDSEFAFELLVSRWAELAWHPTDGRRPVVVARQLGTKERRWDTVILEVDRDAFARRRLFGERGLDSDLLRVVRGAPPAFAWYRDALEDPGFPWRYVRAAVHRAAGRDLVEKRRGPNGRVEFRRVREYPDWVERVVVVENKPDLDASAARALAGQLRHDLDAGLADEVWVATGATGERVSPALLEDMPVEVGVLEFDFDDGVDADAAEVVWHPTRLDADGDPDKRLELAERAYGKGWRSFRETMRPDCRHFELRREGRALVPHCGAKGRVPTAAECSGGCSEFSPEPPQWRTNGWPIEGGPGKGIRALLSRRRERERERAERAGADPGGAAGTGTEATR; from the coding sequence GTGTTCCCCGGGGCGGGCGACAGCGAGTTCGCGTTCGAACTGCTCGTGAGCCGGTGGGCCGAACTGGCCTGGCACCCGACCGACGGCCGGCGGCCCGTCGTCGTCGCCAGACAGCTCGGCACGAAGGAGCGACGCTGGGACACGGTGATCCTCGAGGTCGACCGGGACGCGTTCGCACGCCGACGGCTGTTCGGCGAACGCGGGCTCGACTCGGACCTCCTGCGGGTGGTCCGGGGCGCACCCCCGGCGTTCGCGTGGTACCGTGACGCGCTCGAGGACCCCGGGTTCCCGTGGCGCTACGTCCGCGCGGCGGTCCACCGCGCCGCCGGGCGGGACCTCGTCGAGAAGCGGCGCGGCCCGAACGGCCGCGTCGAGTTCCGCCGCGTCCGGGAGTACCCCGACTGGGTGGAGCGGGTCGTCGTCGTCGAGAACAAGCCGGACCTCGACGCGAGCGCCGCGCGGGCGCTCGCCGGCCAGCTCCGGCACGACCTCGACGCGGGGCTCGCCGACGAGGTGTGGGTCGCGACCGGCGCGACGGGCGAGCGCGTCTCGCCAGCGCTGCTGGAGGACATGCCCGTCGAGGTCGGCGTGCTGGAGTTCGACTTCGACGACGGCGTCGACGCCGACGCCGCGGAGGTGGTCTGGCACCCGACGCGGCTCGACGCCGACGGCGACCCGGACAAGCGGCTGGAGCTCGCGGAGCGCGCCTACGGCAAGGGGTGGCGCTCGTTCCGCGAGACGATGCGGCCGGACTGTCGGCACTTCGAACTCCGTCGGGAGGGCCGCGCGCTGGTGCCGCACTGTGGGGCGAAGGGACGCGTTCCCACGGCCGCGGAGTGCTCCGGCGGCTGTTCGGAGTTCTCACCCGAACCGCCCCAGTGGCGGACGAACGGCTGGCCGATCGAGGGCGGCCCGGGCAAGGGAATCAGGGCGCTGTTGAGCCGACGTCGCGAGCGGGAACGGGAGCGCGCGGAACGCGCAGGAGCCGACCCCGGCGGCGCCGCCGGGACGGGGACCGAAGCTACTCGCTGA
- a CDS encoding dihydrofolate reductase family protein, which yields MKTQYYTSTSIDGYLADEDDSLDWLFQFGDIEEIEGVKDDYPQFVNQVGAVAMGSTTYEWIIEHESLLEDPERWPYEVPAWVFSGRKLPVVDGASVRFVQGDVAPVHADMVKAADGENIWLVGGGDLVGQFHDHGLLDEIILSVAPVMLASGAPLLPRRITTPPLELADVRKRGDVFAVLTYEVR from the coding sequence ATGAAGACCCAATACTACACGTCGACGAGCATCGACGGGTATCTCGCCGACGAGGACGACTCACTCGACTGGCTCTTCCAGTTCGGAGACATCGAGGAGATCGAGGGCGTGAAGGACGACTACCCGCAGTTCGTAAACCAGGTCGGGGCCGTGGCCATGGGCTCGACGACCTACGAGTGGATCATCGAACACGAAAGCCTGCTGGAGGACCCGGAAAGATGGCCGTACGAGGTTCCGGCCTGGGTGTTTAGCGGTCGGAAATTACCGGTGGTCGATGGTGCGAGCGTTCGCTTCGTGCAGGGGGACGTCGCGCCCGTCCATGCGGACATGGTGAAGGCCGCGGACGGCGAGAACATCTGGCTTGTGGGTGGTGGTGACCTCGTAGGACAGTTCCACGATCACGGACTTCTCGACGAGATCATTCTCAGCGTCGCTCCCGTCATGCTCGCTTCGGGTGCGCCACTCCTGCCGCGCAGGATCACCACCCCGCCCCTCGAACTTGCTGACGTGCGAAAACGTGGCGACGTTTTTGCGGTTCTCACCTACGAGGTGCGGTAG
- a CDS encoding BsuPI-related putative proteinase inhibitor yields the protein MLDSTLTVTPTPDGFDLTLAVENAGGDAVELPFSDGQRAEFVAERGDEEVWRWSDDRGFTMALGSEELAPGEAVSYDATFPSPDAGEYEVRAWLTTTDADARAESAATTTLVVE from the coding sequence ATGCTCGATTCGACGCTCACCGTGACGCCGACGCCGGACGGCTTCGACCTGACGCTGGCCGTCGAGAACGCCGGCGGCGACGCGGTCGAACTCCCGTTTTCCGACGGCCAGCGCGCCGAGTTCGTCGCCGAGCGCGGCGACGAGGAGGTGTGGCGCTGGAGCGACGACCGCGGGTTCACGATGGCGCTCGGGAGCGAGGAACTCGCCCCCGGCGAGGCGGTCAGCTACGACGCGACGTTCCCGTCGCCCGATGCGGGCGAGTACGAGGTCCGGGCGTGGCTCACGACGACCGACGCGGACGCCCGCGCCGAGTCGGCGGCGACGACGACCCTCGTCGTCGAGTGA
- a CDS encoding 2,5-diamino-6-(ribosylamino)-4(3H)-pyrimidinone 5'-phosphate reductase, translated as MYVHVNAAVSVDGKLSTRRREQVAISGPEDFDRVDRVRAAADAVMVGVGTVLADDPHLTLDEDDRRVQRLRSGRDGFPARVVADSRARTPTDARILDDEATTYVLVSEDASADDVSALRSAGAGIVTAGTERVDLAEAFDELEAEGVERLMVEGGGELLFSLFAADLVDELTLYVGSIVVGGRDAPTLADGEGFLDGFPELDLVDVARVDDGAVLSYEV; from the coding sequence GTGTACGTCCACGTCAACGCCGCCGTCTCCGTCGACGGCAAACTCTCCACCCGCCGACGCGAGCAGGTCGCCATCAGCGGCCCGGAGGACTTCGACCGCGTCGACCGGGTTCGCGCGGCGGCGGACGCGGTGATGGTCGGCGTGGGCACGGTGCTCGCGGACGATCCGCACCTGACGCTCGACGAGGACGACCGGCGGGTCCAGCGCCTCCGGAGCGGCCGCGACGGGTTCCCGGCGAGAGTCGTCGCCGACTCGCGGGCGCGAACGCCGACGGACGCGCGAATCCTCGACGACGAGGCGACGACGTACGTGCTGGTGAGCGAGGACGCGAGCGCCGACGACGTCTCGGCGCTCCGATCGGCCGGCGCCGGGATCGTCACGGCCGGAACCGAGCGCGTCGACCTCGCGGAGGCGTTCGATGAACTCGAAGCCGAGGGCGTCGAACGACTCATGGTCGAGGGCGGGGGAGAACTCCTCTTCTCGCTGTTCGCCGCGGACCTGGTGGACGAACTGACCCTCTACGTCGGATCGATCGTCGTCGGCGGCCGCGACGCGCCGACGCTCGCGGACGGGGAGGGGTTCCTCGACGGGTTCCCCGAACTGGACCTCGTCGACGTCGCCCGCGTCGACGACGGAGCGGTGCTCTCCTACGAAGTTTAA
- a CDS encoding transcription factor S gives MEFCDECGSMMKTEGDMWVCDSCGFEKLRDEAKEAAMTTTQGQEEGELVDMSDVDAAEIGPTVEQKCPECDEVRSVRYEMKQIRSADESETRFFTCTECGHKWREDDH, from the coding sequence ATGGAATTCTGCGACGAGTGCGGTTCGATGATGAAGACGGAAGGCGACATGTGGGTGTGTGACTCCTGCGGCTTCGAGAAGCTCCGCGACGAGGCGAAGGAGGCGGCGATGACGACGACGCAGGGGCAAGAGGAGGGGGAACTCGTCGACATGTCCGACGTGGACGCCGCCGAGATCGGTCCGACCGTCGAGCAGAAGTGTCCCGAGTGCGACGAGGTTCGGTCGGTCCGCTACGAGATGAAGCAGATCCGCTCGGCCGACGAGTCCGAGACGCGCTTCTTCACGTGTACCGAGTGCGGACACAAGTGGCGCGAGGACGACCACTGA
- a CDS encoding S8 family peptidase, whose protein sequence is MVYHPTGTTRRDVLKATGGAVAGLGLAGATSAAPGTVEVNVGYGAESGRRAALAEASDVVREFAFDALTVRVNENAVEGLSNRPDVRYVELNGTMRALDQQLTWGVDRVDAEVATANGSTGAGGDVAILDTGIDSDHPDLVDNLGEGRAFVSAKGPYAEDWDDDNDHGTHCAGIADAVDDGEGVRGVATEATLHAVKVLDKRGSGTFSDIAAGVEYVADQGWDVGSMSLGASSGSRTLKDACTYADGKGVFLVAAAGNSGPCSDCVGYPAAYEECLAVSSSAEGDSLSGFSSTGPEVELIAPGTDVYSTVPGGYDTFSGTSMATPHVAGAAGSLMAEGYTDSEARSRLKSTAEDVGLSSNEQGSGLLDVAAALGYDSSDD, encoded by the coding sequence ATGGTGTACCATCCCACCGGCACGACGCGACGCGACGTACTGAAAGCGACCGGCGGCGCGGTCGCCGGGCTCGGCCTGGCCGGGGCCACGTCGGCGGCTCCGGGCACGGTCGAGGTGAACGTCGGCTACGGCGCCGAGAGCGGACGGCGCGCGGCGCTGGCCGAGGCGAGCGACGTGGTCCGTGAGTTCGCCTTCGACGCGCTCACGGTCCGCGTGAACGAGAACGCCGTCGAGGGGCTCTCGAACCGACCGGACGTCCGGTACGTGGAACTGAACGGCACGATGCGCGCGCTCGACCAGCAGCTCACGTGGGGCGTGGACCGCGTGGACGCCGAGGTCGCGACCGCGAACGGCTCGACCGGCGCGGGCGGGGACGTCGCCATCCTCGACACGGGCATCGACTCGGACCACCCGGACCTCGTCGACAACCTCGGGGAGGGCCGGGCGTTCGTGAGCGCAAAGGGGCCCTACGCGGAGGACTGGGACGACGACAACGACCACGGCACCCACTGTGCCGGCATCGCGGACGCGGTCGACGATGGCGAGGGCGTGCGCGGCGTCGCCACGGAGGCGACCCTGCACGCCGTGAAGGTGCTCGACAAGCGGGGCTCGGGGACCTTCTCCGACATCGCGGCGGGCGTGGAGTACGTCGCAGACCAGGGCTGGGACGTCGGCTCGATGAGCCTCGGCGCGTCGTCGGGCTCCCGGACGCTGAAGGACGCCTGCACCTACGCCGACGGAAAGGGCGTGTTCCTCGTCGCCGCGGCCGGCAACAGCGGGCCGTGCTCCGACTGCGTCGGCTACCCGGCCGCCTACGAGGAGTGTCTCGCCGTCTCCTCGTCGGCGGAGGGCGACTCGCTCTCGGGGTTCTCCTCGACCGGACCCGAGGTGGAGCTCATCGCGCCCGGGACCGACGTCTACTCGACGGTGCCGGGCGGGTACGACACGTTCTCGGGCACCTCGATGGCGACGCCGCACGTCGCCGGCGCGGCCGGGTCGCTCATGGCCGAGGGCTACACCGACTCGGAGGCCCGGTCACGGCTGAAGAGCACGGCCGAGGACGTCGGCCTCTCCTCGAACGAGCAGGGGTCCGGCCTCCTCGACGTCGCCGCGGCGCTCGGCTACGATTCGAGCGACGACTGA
- a CDS encoding SDR family NAD(P)-dependent oxidoreductase produces the protein MATDRPEAAADVAGVDLGGRTALVTGSTSGVGREVALALARLGADVFVHGRDRTAGTRVAHEAGEAGGEATFLPADFADPDDVDRLAGAVRDRVGSLDLLVHNAGAHFGEGELVDAGTERAEKTFVVNHLAPFRLTHGLRRVLPSRARVVVVASAVHGRADGEFDVRSVEGYDGLDAYARSKLANVLFARESATRLDGVAVASCHPGFVPGSGLWRHASLPVRLAVGGLDRLPAPLTPDIVDGAAAAAATPTYLAASPDAADADGGYYVDCERIQPARIARSAARRRALRTLSEELTGLEW, from the coding sequence ATGGCCACCGACCGCCCGGAGGCGGCCGCCGACGTCGCCGGCGTCGACCTCGGCGGGCGAACCGCGCTCGTCACCGGGTCGACCTCCGGGGTCGGTCGCGAGGTCGCGCTCGCGCTCGCCCGCCTCGGCGCCGACGTGTTCGTCCACGGGCGCGACCGCACGGCGGGCACACGGGTCGCGCACGAGGCCGGCGAGGCGGGCGGCGAGGCGACGTTCCTCCCGGCCGACTTCGCGGACCCTGACGACGTGGACCGACTCGCCGGCGCGGTCCGCGACCGGGTCGGCTCGCTCGACCTGCTCGTCCACAACGCGGGCGCGCACTTCGGCGAGGGCGAACTGGTCGACGCTGGCACCGAGCGTGCGGAGAAGACCTTCGTCGTGAACCACCTCGCCCCGTTCAGGCTCACCCACGGCCTGCGTCGAGTTCTGCCGTCCCGGGCGCGCGTCGTGGTCGTCGCCTCGGCGGTCCACGGCCGGGCGGACGGCGAGTTCGACGTCCGGTCGGTCGAGGGCTACGACGGGCTGGACGCCTACGCCCGGTCGAAGCTCGCGAACGTCCTCTTCGCGCGGGAGTCGGCGACGCGGCTGGACGGCGTCGCGGTCGCGTCGTGTCACCCGGGGTTCGTCCCCGGGAGCGGGCTCTGGCGGCACGCGTCGCTCCCCGTCCGCCTGGCCGTCGGCGGCCTCGACCGGCTCCCCGCCCCGCTCACGCCCGATATCGTGGACGGCGCGGCGGCGGCCGCAGCGACCCCGACGTACCTGGCGGCCTCGCCCGACGCCGCCGACGCGGACGGCGGCTACTACGTGGACTGCGAGCGGATCCAGCCCGCACGCATCGCGCGGAGTGCGGCCCGACGCCGGGCCCTCCGGACCCTGAGCGAGGAACTGACGGGACTCGAGTGGTGA
- a CDS encoding uS10/mL48 family ribosomal protein yields the protein MTFVTKLRFQSGDRNALDDTVEGLRNMLERKGAECKGPHTEPSEHVRVPLHDRLAPGTTLGEWSYEVFSRRLEIHGNDHIAREVGHMEFPDSVHVEIEVEQKKPLGYRN from the coding sequence ATGACCTTCGTCACCAAACTCCGCTTCCAGAGCGGGGACAGGAACGCCCTCGACGACACCGTCGAAGGGCTCCGGAACATGCTCGAACGGAAGGGCGCCGAGTGCAAGGGCCCGCACACGGAACCCTCCGAACACGTCCGCGTCCCGCTACACGACAGGCTCGCCCCCGGAACGACGCTCGGCGAGTGGAGCTACGAGGTGTTCTCCCGCCGCCTCGAGATCCACGGCAACGACCACATCGCCCGGGAGGTCGGCCACATGGAGTTCCCGGACTCCGTCCACGTCGAGATCGAGGTCGAGCAGAAGAAGCCGCTCGGCTACCGGAACTGA
- a CDS encoding enoyl-CoA hydratase/isomerase family protein yields the protein MPESDTVTLEIEDDVATITVDRPDSLNSLNVETLEALDGGVDEAESADVRALVLTGAGEDAFIAGADISYMRDLSTPEAQAYAELGHRVAGKLETFPAPTIAAINGYAFGGGCELAIACDLRVASERAVLGQTEIDLGIIPGWGGTQRLPRLVGDEAARRLIFFGERVDATDAREYGLVGEVVAHDQLDDRVADLAGDLAAKPAFALRAAKEAINAVHEEPQGAGLTYERRAWAGLFGTHDQREGMDAFLEKRDPEFE from the coding sequence ATGCCCGAATCCGACACGGTGACGCTCGAGATCGAGGACGACGTGGCCACGATCACCGTCGACCGACCGGACTCGCTCAACTCGCTGAACGTCGAGACCCTGGAGGCGCTCGACGGGGGGGTCGACGAGGCCGAATCCGCCGACGTCCGCGCGCTCGTGCTCACGGGCGCCGGGGAGGACGCGTTCATCGCCGGGGCGGACATCAGCTACATGCGGGACCTCTCGACGCCCGAGGCGCAGGCGTACGCCGAACTGGGCCACCGCGTCGCGGGGAAGCTGGAGACGTTCCCCGCGCCGACCATCGCCGCGATCAACGGGTACGCGTTCGGCGGCGGCTGCGAACTCGCCATCGCCTGCGACCTCCGGGTTGCCTCCGAGCGCGCGGTGCTCGGACAGACTGAGATCGACCTCGGCATCATCCCCGGCTGGGGCGGCACCCAGCGGCTCCCCCGCCTCGTCGGCGACGAGGCCGCGAGGCGGCTGATCTTCTTTGGCGAGCGCGTCGACGCGACCGACGCGAGGGAGTACGGGCTGGTCGGCGAGGTCGTCGCCCACGACCAGCTGGACGACCGCGTCGCCGACCTCGCGGGCGATCTCGCGGCGAAGCCCGCGTTCGCGCTCCGGGCCGCGAAGGAGGCCATCAACGCCGTCCACGAGGAACCCCAGGGCGCGGGGCTCACCTACGAGCGCCGCGCGTGGGCCGGCCTGTTCGGCACCCACGACCAGCGCGAGGGGATGGACGCGTTCCTGGAGAAGCGCGACCCCGAGTTCGAGTAG
- a CDS encoding DUF5789 family protein — protein MDRVRLSRVESRLDDLQYPISREDAAEHFADTTLTYADGEENLGDRILDCRSESFADLDELVSDLYNILPVEALGEPGQSEGDA, from the coding sequence ATGGACCGAGTGAGACTCTCCCGCGTCGAATCGCGCCTCGACGACCTCCAGTACCCAATCAGCCGCGAGGACGCGGCCGAACACTTCGCGGACACGACGCTGACCTACGCGGACGGCGAGGAGAACCTCGGCGACCGGATTCTCGACTGCCGGAGCGAGTCGTTCGCCGACCTCGACGAGCTCGTCTCCGACCTGTACAACATCCTCCCCGTGGAGGCGCTCGGCGAACCCGGCCAGTCGGAGGGGGACGCCTGA